The following coding sequences are from one Paenibacillus stellifer window:
- a CDS encoding rhodanese-like domain-containing protein, which yields MQYKVMFCLHKHAFKKHPQKEEGIVNTGSIINIAVIILLLWFVYSRVRPAKGLKALGTNDFQNVLESTEKRMLIDVREPGEYKTGYISGAKNIPLSQLSGRLGEIPKEKDVFLYCRSGIRSKNAARILLKNGYTGLVHLQGGLSAWSGKLKR from the coding sequence ATGCAATACAAGGTGATGTTTTGTCTACACAAGCATGCTTTCAAAAAACACCCTCAAAAGGAGGAAGGCATTGTGAACACAGGTTCAATCATTAATATAGCAGTGATTATATTGTTGCTCTGGTTTGTCTATTCCCGTGTAAGACCGGCCAAAGGATTAAAGGCACTGGGCACTAACGATTTCCAAAATGTGCTGGAGAGCACTGAGAAACGGATGCTCATAGATGTACGGGAGCCGGGAGAGTATAAGACTGGATATATCAGCGGGGCGAAGAACATCCCATTATCCCAACTGTCGGGTCGCTTAGGGGAAATCCCTAAGGAAAAAGATGTTTTTCTATACTGCCGTAGTGGGATAAGAAGCAAGAATGCGGCAAGAATTCTACTGAAAAACGGCTATACAGGCCTTGTTCATCTGCAAGGTGGCTTGAGCGCCTGGAGCGGTAAACTGAAACGCTGA
- a CDS encoding DUF302 domain-containing protein, producing MFHYTVETTKTPEQAILALTENLKAEKFGVLWQMDMKEKLQEKGVELEMTYHILEVCNPVEAKRVLSENALVGYFLPCKLVVYEENGTTKIGLPKPTSLIGLIENDKLMSIASDIEKRLISCVDKSQ from the coding sequence ATGTTCCATTATACTGTTGAAACCACCAAAACACCTGAACAAGCAATCTTAGCGCTTACAGAAAACCTGAAAGCAGAGAAGTTCGGCGTTCTTTGGCAAATGGATATGAAGGAGAAACTTCAGGAAAAAGGGGTCGAACTTGAGATGACCTATCATATCCTGGAGGTTTGTAATCCGGTTGAAGCGAAGCGCGTGTTGTCCGAAAATGCTCTAGTTGGTTATTTTCTTCCATGCAAGCTTGTGGTGTATGAAGAAAACGGTACTACCAAGATCGGGTTGCCGAAACCAACAAGTCTTATCGGGCTAATAGAAAATGACAAGTTAATGTCTATCGCGTCCGATATCGAGAAGCGCCTTATCTCATGTGTAGATAAAAGTCAGTAA
- a CDS encoding ArsR/SmtB family transcription factor encodes MEEHYIRKAEWLKIIAHPVRLCIIQGLIEKNSCNVTEIQNCLELPQSTLSMHLQKLRGAGIIEGSRKGLEVIYQIKDPQAAELIKVLFPQIQFMEVVE; translated from the coding sequence GTGGAAGAACACTATATTAGAAAAGCGGAATGGCTTAAAATTATCGCGCATCCTGTTCGCCTTTGTATTATTCAAGGGTTGATCGAGAAAAATAGCTGTAATGTGACCGAAATACAAAACTGCTTGGAGCTTCCTCAATCCACCCTGTCCATGCACTTACAGAAGCTGCGTGGTGCCGGTATCATTGAAGGGTCCAGAAAAGGACTAGAAGTTATCTACCAAATCAAGGATCCGCAGGCTGCGGAGCTGATTAAAGTTTTATTTCCGCAAATACAGTTCATGGAAGTGGTTGAATAA
- a CDS encoding rhodanese-like domain-containing protein, which yields MAFKISKEITPQKVAAQLKKGESLIMLDVRELGEWAEGHIAAAKHIPLGQLLERQQELDPAQETIVICRSGSRSGLACELLNEKGYNVVNMTGGLNAWTDVLVCE from the coding sequence ATGGCATTCAAAATTTCAAAAGAAATCACACCCCAGAAGGTAGCAGCGCAGCTCAAGAAAGGGGAGTCCCTTATTATGCTGGATGTTCGCGAACTAGGAGAATGGGCAGAGGGACACATCGCCGCTGCCAAGCATATTCCGCTTGGACAGCTTTTGGAACGGCAACAGGAGCTGGATCCTGCACAAGAAACCATTGTCATCTGTCGAAGCGGAAGCCGGAGCGGTCTGGCTTGCGAACTGCTAAATGAAAAAGGATATAATGTCGTGAATATGACCGGTGGGCTTAATGCCTGGACGGATGTATTGGTTTGTGAATAA
- a CDS encoding rhodanese-like domain-containing protein: MLDVRDASDYLEGHISGSINISLGRLLYVWQQDLFPDDNVLILSNNWYQNNKAARILRKHGFRSLYAIQGDVLSTQACFQKTPSKGGRHCEHRFNH, translated from the coding sequence ATGCTCGATGTCAGGGATGCTTCGGATTATTTGGAAGGACATATTTCCGGGTCGATAAATATATCTTTAGGGCGTCTTCTTTATGTATGGCAACAAGATCTATTTCCTGATGATAATGTACTAATTCTGTCCAACAATTGGTACCAAAACAACAAAGCAGCAAGAATCCTCCGTAAGCATGGATTCCGTAGTCTATATGCAATACAAGGTGATGTTTTGTCTACACAAGCATGCTTTCAAAAAACACCCTCAAAAGGAGGAAGGCATTGTGAACACAGGTTCAATCATTAA
- a CDS encoding MFS transporter — protein MHSMKLFTYSPSESLTNRKGYHWLVVFTVCIGAFMAALDASIINLALPTLVRQFGISMSDAEWISLVYLLTLASLVIPFGRLADMFGRRWMYAAGFSVFLFSSLLCGISTSLTMLLLSRVLQAIGAAMLQANSVSIITASTPLKHRGKAIGIQASAQGIGLSLGPVIGGALLSIGDWRLLFFVNIPIGILGTILAVLLLPKDTQARNREPFDYWGVLFLVSALVMIVYVLNKGESAGWTSPIITLCLFAGLLALTSFIREERRSNSPLLDLNLFKNSIFLTGNVASFLSFTAMYGVLLLSPFLIESEFHTTITMTGFYLSFVPIGMTVFTPISGYISDRFGIRFPAIMGMSAVFAGCILLAFIQKESDIPLLLSGLLLVGVGMGIFTPPNNSHIMGSVPKERLGVAGATLNMSRTIGMGMGVTLSGMLYQISLRLLPATNKSSNITAFRISFVLIGLLSAAALFIALFQKKTGHKYSEEFIEYYI, from the coding sequence ATGCATTCAATGAAATTATTTACATATAGTCCTTCTGAAAGTCTTACCAACCGGAAGGGCTACCATTGGCTGGTTGTCTTTACGGTATGTATAGGTGCCTTTATGGCCGCTCTTGATGCAAGTATCATCAATCTTGCGCTACCCACTCTGGTTAGGCAATTTGGTATAAGCATGTCTGATGCGGAATGGATTAGTCTGGTTTATTTGCTAACTCTAGCGTCGCTTGTTATTCCATTTGGGAGACTAGCGGATATGTTTGGCCGCCGCTGGATGTATGCAGCTGGCTTTAGTGTTTTTTTGTTCAGTTCCTTATTATGTGGAATATCGACTAGTTTAACTATGCTGTTACTTTCAAGGGTGTTGCAAGCAATTGGAGCAGCTATGTTACAAGCCAATAGTGTCTCCATTATTACCGCTTCTACCCCACTTAAGCATCGTGGAAAGGCTATTGGCATTCAGGCAAGTGCACAAGGGATTGGACTTAGCCTGGGTCCAGTAATTGGTGGAGCTTTACTTTCGATAGGCGATTGGCGCTTGCTGTTCTTTGTCAATATTCCAATAGGTATCCTAGGAACAATCCTTGCTGTACTTTTACTTCCGAAAGACACACAAGCCAGGAATCGAGAACCATTCGATTATTGGGGAGTCTTATTTCTTGTCTCTGCTCTAGTCATGATCGTATATGTGTTGAACAAGGGAGAGAGCGCAGGATGGACATCACCAATTATTACATTATGTTTGTTCGCAGGTTTACTTGCACTAACTTCGTTTATCAGAGAAGAGCGCCGTTCTAATTCTCCATTACTTGATTTGAATTTGTTTAAGAATAGTATCTTTTTAACTGGTAATGTTGCAAGCTTTCTTTCTTTTACGGCGATGTATGGTGTGTTGCTGCTTAGTCCGTTTTTAATCGAAAGCGAATTTCACACGACCATTACGATGACCGGATTCTACTTGTCATTTGTTCCGATCGGCATGACTGTTTTCACACCTATTTCCGGTTACATATCTGATCGATTTGGGATTCGCTTCCCAGCAATTATGGGAATGAGTGCAGTTTTTGCAGGATGCATTTTACTGGCTTTCATCCAGAAAGAGAGTGATATTCCGCTTCTTCTTTCAGGTCTTTTGTTAGTTGGAGTTGGGATGGGGATCTTTACACCACCCAATAACAGTCATATCATGGGAAGTGTTCCTAAAGAGCGACTAGGGGTCGCAGGTGCAACATTAAATATGAGTCGGACGATTGGCATGGGGATGGGTGTTACACTAAGTGGGATGTTATACCAAATCTCACTCAGGTTACTGCCAGCTACTAATAAATCATCAAATATTACGGCTTTCAGAATCTCTTTTGTGCTTATAGGGTTATTGAGCGCTGCTGCACTCTTTATAGCACTATTTCAGAAAAAAACAGGGCATAAGTACAGCGAGGAGTTCATCGAGTATTATATTTAG
- a CDS encoding IS4 family transposase, whose translation MLQQHSLSEQSRFSKLFANLQIGKTLRQAGISKSFGLSSLAIFQIVFSLVFEGKNWFRLLESDRAADLPGKDVIYRFLNQASFAWRRFLQALSLRNVRHFESLISTQRVRVFIIDDSVLSRNRSKKAELLARVFDHSTGKFTKGYTMLTLGWSDGFSFAPLDFVMLSSAKITNRLCEMASNLSKRSHGYKRRLEAFSRKPDAVVALLERALRAGFTADYVLMDSWFTQAPLLRELAAKGLPVIGMVKEMKQRYLVHGKRMTLREVFQSLPASNAKDIKGSLIVHTACGLQVKLVFVRNRNKKREWLAILSTDVTLDAAEIVRIYGMRWSIETFFKVTKSYLKLGTEFQGRSFDGLISHTTIVFSRYLAMEYERRQSSDDRTLGGLFFLFTDEVRDLDYQTALQQLMSLFLEMSQAKTKKNTTAIFCQLQEWISGLPSYIKGLFGDLSCES comes from the coding sequence ATGTTACAACAACATTCCCTGTCTGAACAGTCTCGCTTTTCCAAACTTTTTGCCAATCTTCAAATCGGGAAAACCTTACGACAAGCAGGTATTTCCAAATCGTTCGGTCTTTCGAGCCTAGCAATTTTTCAAATCGTGTTCTCCCTGGTCTTCGAAGGGAAGAATTGGTTTCGCCTTCTGGAAAGTGACCGTGCTGCAGATCTTCCCGGCAAAGATGTTATTTATCGGTTTTTGAATCAAGCTTCTTTTGCGTGGCGTCGCTTTTTACAAGCCTTAAGTCTTCGGAACGTGCGCCATTTCGAATCGCTCATTTCTACTCAGCGCGTACGTGTGTTCATTATCGACGATTCCGTTTTGAGTCGAAACCGGAGCAAAAAAGCAGAGTTGTTAGCACGGGTTTTTGACCATTCCACCGGCAAATTCACCAAAGGCTACACGATGCTAACCCTAGGTTGGTCGGACGGTTTTAGCTTTGCTCCGCTTGATTTTGTCATGCTCTCTTCTGCCAAAATCACCAATCGGTTGTGTGAAATGGCTTCGAATCTGTCCAAACGAAGTCACGGCTACAAGCGCCGGTTGGAGGCCTTTTCCCGGAAGCCGGATGCTGTCGTAGCCTTGCTAGAACGGGCTTTACGTGCAGGATTCACCGCCGACTACGTGCTTATGGACAGCTGGTTTACGCAAGCTCCACTCCTTCGTGAGCTTGCCGCTAAAGGGCTTCCTGTGATTGGTATGGTAAAGGAAATGAAACAACGCTACCTAGTTCACGGTAAGCGAATGACACTCCGCGAGGTCTTTCAAAGCCTGCCCGCATCGAATGCCAAAGACATTAAAGGCTCGCTCATCGTGCATACCGCCTGCGGTCTGCAGGTGAAGCTTGTGTTTGTCCGCAACCGGAATAAAAAACGGGAGTGGTTGGCTATTTTAAGTACCGATGTGACGCTGGATGCAGCTGAAATCGTACGGATTTACGGCATGCGCTGGAGTATAGAGACCTTTTTCAAAGTCACCAAAAGTTATTTGAAATTGGGCACTGAATTTCAGGGCCGTTCGTTTGACGGGCTGATTAGCCATACGACGATTGTATTTAGCCGATATTTAGCGATGGAATACGAACGGCGTCAATCAAGTGACGACCGGACACTTGGAGGACTCTTCTTTCTCTTTACCGACGAAGTCCGCGACTTGGACTACCAGACCGCGCTTCAGCAGCTTATGAGTTTATTTCTCGAAATGTCCCAGGCGAAAACCAAGAAGAATACAACAGCTATTTTTTGTCAACTACAGGAATGGATCTCCGGTTTACCCAGCTATATCAAGGGTTTGTTTGGAGATTTGAGCTGCGAAAGTTGA
- the lgt gene encoding prolipoprotein diacylglyceryl transferase has product MYIIISPIAFSLGALTVRWYGIIIGIGALLGLLIAIREGKRFRVHSDFFMDLVLIGLPSALVGARIYFVAFQWDDYKNNPLEIIKIWHGGIAIYGALIGALLAGWFYSRRKGYGFLRVVDICAPGLIVGQMIGRWGNFINQEAHGGTVSKEFLQGKLHLPEWIVNQMHIGNAYFHPTFLYESVWSFAGLILLLILRRIPYVRAGEVFMGYLIWYSIGRFFIEGVRTDSLVFHGPNWLAIALKTIWSPMSSFGWGAMEGGNIRISQLLAIIIILASVSFITIRRMSKSVVIKYTDPILQKNLTIKY; this is encoded by the coding sequence ATGTACATCATCATTAGCCCCATCGCATTTTCGCTTGGAGCCTTGACCGTTCGGTGGTATGGAATCATTATCGGGATAGGAGCTTTACTCGGACTTCTAATTGCCATCCGTGAAGGCAAACGTTTTAGAGTACATTCTGATTTTTTCATGGATTTGGTATTGATAGGACTTCCCTCTGCATTGGTGGGTGCCCGTATCTATTTCGTGGCTTTTCAATGGGACGATTACAAAAACAATCCACTTGAGATCATCAAGATATGGCATGGAGGAATTGCAATCTATGGGGCATTGATTGGCGCCTTACTTGCAGGCTGGTTCTACTCCCGTCGGAAAGGATATGGATTTTTGCGCGTTGTTGATATTTGTGCTCCAGGTTTGATTGTTGGTCAAATGATTGGACGATGGGGGAACTTTATCAATCAGGAGGCTCATGGGGGGACTGTATCCAAGGAATTTCTGCAGGGTAAGCTACATCTTCCCGAATGGATTGTAAACCAAATGCATATTGGGAATGCTTATTTCCATCCCACTTTTTTATATGAATCGGTTTGGAGTTTCGCAGGATTGATTTTATTATTGATACTTCGAAGAATTCCTTATGTGCGTGCCGGAGAAGTATTCATGGGTTATTTAATCTGGTATTCAATCGGCCGCTTCTTTATAGAAGGAGTTCGTACAGATAGTTTAGTCTTCCATGGGCCAAACTGGCTAGCCATTGCATTGAAAACAATATGGAGCCCTATGTCCTCGTTCGGGTGGGGAGCAATGGAGGGTGGGAATATTCGAATTTCTCAGCTTTTAGCCATAATCATAATTTTGGCTTCCGTCTCTTTTATAACAATCCGGAGAATGTCGAAATCTGTTGTTATTAAATATACAGATCCCATACTACAAAAAAACCTCACAATAAAGTATTGA
- a CDS encoding metal-sensitive transcriptional regulator produces the protein MDYNYLNEMKSRLRRIEGQVRGVLRMMEEGKSCKEVVAQLSAVRNASDKAIAQIVAENLHQCILAKQAEGNQNTEKMVKEAIALLVKSH, from the coding sequence ATGGATTACAATTATCTGAATGAAATGAAATCACGTTTACGCAGAATCGAGGGCCAGGTTCGGGGTGTGCTGCGAATGATGGAAGAAGGAAAGTCGTGCAAAGAAGTTGTCGCTCAATTGTCTGCCGTACGCAATGCATCCGATAAAGCTATTGCCCAAATCGTCGCGGAGAATCTGCATCAATGTATTTTAGCTAAACAAGCTGAGGGTAACCAAAATACCGAGAAAATGGTCAAGGAAGCCATCGCGCTTTTAGTCAAAAGTCATTAA
- a CDS encoding MarR family winged helix-turn-helix transcriptional regulator, whose product MSKHPSEKLAVIFYRVNRNYQYLMALCLKPYNITPEQWNVLKHLQEHDGLAQKDLSYMADKDKTTITRIIESLVERGVVTKEVNPVDRRSYRIFLTEIGKELIRQVQPIPDHVNRKVSRGLSDEQIIELKETLHYLQEQIAFEIDHISE is encoded by the coding sequence GTGTCAAAACATCCATCAGAGAAATTAGCAGTTATTTTTTACCGGGTGAATCGAAATTATCAATATCTTATGGCGCTTTGTTTAAAACCGTACAATATCACACCTGAGCAATGGAATGTACTGAAACATCTTCAGGAACATGATGGTCTAGCCCAAAAAGATCTATCCTACATGGCAGACAAAGATAAAACGACCATTACCCGAATCATCGAAAGTCTGGTTGAGCGCGGAGTCGTAACCAAAGAGGTGAATCCGGTGGACCGTCGTTCATATCGGATTTTTCTTACTGAAATAGGAAAAGAGCTTATCCGTCAAGTTCAGCCAATCCCTGACCATGTGAACAGGAAGGTAAGCAGAGGATTGTCCGATGAACAGATTATTGAATTAAAGGAGACACTGCACTATTTGCAGGAACAGATTGCATTTGAAATCGATCACATCAGTGAATAG
- a CDS encoding recombinase family protein: MRIGYMRPYQDDLNVEAQTQMLTSFACDTFVIEEHASAKRRTHLNHMMNNLNPGDTIVVAKLFALADSTRHLVELLELLDRQEAYIFSITENIDTGKPEGYSFSDIVKHLVEFQSDVISEKTKRGLFEAKQKGNVPGRPRKADENVEKAILMYQSKNYTLAEIKEQTGISKSTLYRYLEN, from the coding sequence ATGCGTATTGGATATATGAGACCTTATCAGGACGATCTGAATGTTGAAGCACAAACTCAAATGTTAACCTCTTTCGCATGTGATACCTTTGTTATTGAAGAACACGCATCAGCGAAGCGAAGAACCCATCTTAACCATATGATGAACAATTTAAATCCTGGAGATACTATCGTAGTTGCTAAATTGTTCGCCCTTGCAGATTCTACCCGTCACCTCGTGGAGCTGCTCGAACTCCTGGACAGACAGGAAGCTTATATATTCTCTATTACAGAAAATATAGACACGGGTAAACCCGAAGGATATTCATTTAGCGATATTGTAAAGCACTTGGTTGAGTTTCAAAGCGATGTAATTAGTGAAAAAACCAAAAGAGGACTCTTCGAAGCGAAGCAGAAAGGGAATGTTCCCGGCCGGCCCCGGAAAGCTGATGAAAACGTGGAGAAAGCGATCCTTATGTATCAGTCCAAAAACTATACGCTAGCTGAGATTAAAGAACAAACTGGAATCAGCAAATCGACCTTGTACCGATATTTAGAAAATTAA
- a CDS encoding thioredoxin family protein, with protein sequence MEIKILGSGCSNCKKLEERARDAVKQLKKEATFVKVQDYKEIVSYGVMKTPALVIDNQVKVMGRLPSVEELKKLLAIKA encoded by the coding sequence ATGGAAATCAAGATCTTAGGAAGCGGATGTTCAAATTGTAAGAAGTTAGAGGAACGTGCCCGTGACGCTGTTAAGCAACTGAAAAAGGAAGCCACATTTGTGAAAGTACAGGATTACAAAGAAATTGTATCCTATGGTGTTATGAAAACCCCCGCTTTAGTGATTGATAATCAAGTGAAGGTCATGGGTAGATTACCGTCTGTGGAAGAACTGAAAAAGCTTTTGGCTATAAAAGCATAA